Proteins from one Choloepus didactylus isolate mChoDid1 chromosome 4, mChoDid1.pri, whole genome shotgun sequence genomic window:
- the LOC119532800 gene encoding brain protein I3-like: MDHKPLQHERRPPTTHLQGNGPAALTPPGPFLLQPTSSHGYPTTTPGSPCPQYPVNSMVVREGCPVCRFGVLEGFFTFLGIFLATILFPFGFIRCFALKRRCPNCGANFALREQYAELSYIQLSFLM; this comes from the coding sequence ATGGACCACAAGCCGCTGCAGCACGAGCGCCGTCCCCCCACCACCCACCTCCAGGGCAATGGACCTGCAGCCCTCACACCTCCAGGGCCATTCCTGCTGCAACCCACTTCATCACACGGATACCCAACCACCACCCCAGGGTCTCCATGTCCACAGTACCCTGTCAATTCAATGGTTGTTCGAGAAGGCTGCCCAGTCTGCAGATTTGGGGTTTTGGAGGGCTTCTTCACCTTTCTGGGCATCTTCCTGGCTACCATCTTGTTTCCCTTTGGATTCATCCGCTGTTTTGCCTTGAAGCGAAGATGCCCCAACTGTGGAGCAAACTTTGCTTTAAGAGAACAATACGCCGAGCTTTCTTACATTCAGTTATCTTTTCTAATGTAA